In one Mucilaginibacter ginsenosidivorax genomic region, the following are encoded:
- a CDS encoding aromatic amino acid hydroxylase has protein sequence MNFNDFNNPQVAALPGHLKQFIVDQHYEHYTPIDHAVWRYVMRQNYSYLKDVAYYPYIPGLTKAGLTIERIPNLQEMNDALAKIGWGAVTVDGFIPPAAFMEYQACRVLVIAADIRQSRHIEYTPAPDIIHESAGHAPIIADKDYHEYLSYFGSIGAKAMFSAQDFELYEAIRALSILKEMPDADPEQIRKAEELLVHRQENMGEPSEMALLSRLHWWTVEYGLIGTLENPKIYGAGLLSSIGESASCMMAEVKKLWYTIDAVNYSYDITKTQPQLFVTPTFQNLIDVLEEFANTMAFRRGGAYGLGKAAESKNTCTVVYSSGLQVSGTIAEFKVDKEGRPCFIKTTGPTALSVNNRQLKGHGKNYHHNGFSSPVGKLKNLGPIEDLDVAELESIGISINQNAVLNFESGITVKGKVKSILENEGKTCLITFTNCTVTGHDDTVLFDPSWGVYDMAVGQQVSSVFCGAADKEAFEDAVYKSKTATHHVEYDFKNKELHKLYKQVRDCRQKQGDYGFLGNVWLKLQKDHHDDWLCALEILELLEHEDIEPLLASDIRSFLQQKAKDQPELKKLIDDGFYLIAHPVEQKLVF, from the coding sequence ATGAACTTTAATGATTTTAATAATCCGCAGGTTGCGGCATTGCCCGGTCATTTAAAACAATTTATAGTCGACCAACACTACGAGCATTATACGCCTATTGACCACGCCGTTTGGCGCTACGTAATGCGACAAAATTATAGCTATCTTAAAGATGTAGCCTATTATCCTTACATTCCCGGTTTAACCAAAGCCGGGCTAACTATTGAACGCATACCCAACTTGCAGGAAATGAACGATGCCCTGGCAAAGATTGGTTGGGGCGCTGTTACCGTTGATGGTTTTATACCGCCCGCCGCTTTCATGGAATACCAGGCCTGCAGGGTGCTGGTTATTGCTGCCGATATAAGGCAGTCGCGACATATTGAATATACACCGGCACCGGATATTATACACGAGTCGGCGGGGCATGCGCCAATTATTGCTGATAAGGACTACCACGAGTACTTGAGCTATTTTGGATCGATAGGAGCGAAAGCAATGTTTTCGGCACAGGATTTTGAGCTTTATGAAGCCATAAGGGCCTTATCGATATTAAAAGAAATGCCCGACGCCGACCCCGAACAGATCAGGAAGGCTGAAGAGTTGTTGGTCCACAGGCAGGAAAATATGGGCGAACCATCAGAAATGGCACTGCTAAGCCGCCTGCATTGGTGGACGGTAGAGTACGGCCTGATAGGTACGCTTGAAAACCCGAAGATATATGGGGCGGGCCTGTTATCGTCAATAGGCGAAAGTGCCAGTTGTATGATGGCCGAAGTGAAAAAGCTTTGGTATACCATTGATGCCGTGAATTATAGCTATGATATTACCAAAACACAGCCGCAGCTTTTTGTAACGCCAACTTTTCAAAACCTGATAGATGTGCTGGAGGAATTTGCCAATACCATGGCCTTCCGCAGAGGGGGCGCTTACGGCCTGGGTAAGGCCGCGGAAAGCAAAAATACCTGTACCGTAGTTTATAGCTCGGGCCTGCAGGTTTCCGGCACGATTGCCGAATTTAAGGTAGATAAAGAGGGCCGGCCATGTTTTATTAAAACCACCGGGCCTACTGCTTTATCTGTCAATAACAGGCAGCTTAAGGGGCATGGCAAAAACTACCATCATAACGGCTTTAGCTCGCCGGTTGGAAAGCTGAAAAACCTTGGCCCGATTGAAGACTTGGATGTTGCCGAATTGGAAAGTATCGGCATCAGTATAAACCAAAACGCGGTGTTGAATTTTGAAAGCGGTATTACGGTGAAAGGGAAAGTAAAAAGCATCCTGGAAAATGAAGGCAAAACGTGCCTCATTACTTTTACAAATTGTACGGTAACCGGTCACGACGATACGGTACTGTTCGACCCATCATGGGGTGTTTATGATATGGCTGTTGGCCAACAGGTGAGCTCGGTGTTTTGCGGTGCTGCCGATAAAGAAGCTTTTGAGGATGCTGTTTACAAATCAAAAACGGCAACCCATCACGTGGAATATGATTTTAAAAACAAGGAGCTGCACAAGCTATACAAACAAGTTCGCGATTGCCGCCAAAAACAAGGCGATTATGGCTTTTTAGGTAACGTTTGGCTCAAACTACAAAAAGACCATCATGACGACTGGCTTTGCGCCCTGGAAATACTGGAACTTCTGGAACATGAGGATATTGAGCCTTTGCTGGCATCCGACATCCGCAGTTTCCTGCAGCAAAAAGCAAAAGACCAGCCCGAACTAAAAAAGCTGATTGACGATGGTTTTTACCTGATAGCACACCCGGTTGAGCAAAAATTGGTATTTTGA
- a CDS encoding type II toxin-antitoxin system VapC family toxin produces the protein MIFDTNVLIYLSKYKLDPQKILQEKAAISVITKIEALGYAFANIDEHNLLKTICSELEVIPLTDTISEETIKLRARYKVKLPDAIIYATALVQRAPLLTNNIADFKSLGGNVELINPFAL, from the coding sequence GTGATATTTGATACCAACGTTTTGATTTACCTGTCCAAATACAAATTAGATCCCCAAAAAATACTCCAGGAAAAGGCTGCCATATCTGTGATTACCAAAATAGAAGCTTTAGGTTATGCTTTCGCTAATATTGATGAACATAATCTGCTCAAAACTATTTGCAGCGAATTGGAGGTTATCCCTTTAACAGACACTATTTCAGAGGAAACGATCAAATTAAGAGCCCGTTATAAGGTTAAATTGCCTGACGCGATAATTTATGCTACCGCTTTAGTACAAAGGGCTCCACTGCTTACTAACAATATTGCCGATTTTAAATCTCTTGGCGGCAATGTGGAATTAATTAATCCTTTCGCGTTATAA
- a CDS encoding SDR family NAD(P)-dependent oxidoreductase, with product MNIIITGASSGVGFEAVIELILSGNHKVIALARSQDKLERLLEIANGLNPDCHLYALTFDIVHDDYEGLLEFIEANFDNRVDILINNAGVLINKPFAELQETDFVEMLQSNFIGHVRIIQALLPLVPGGGHIVNIGSMGGYQGSAKFPGLAAYSASKAALHTLTECLAQELAGQDIKVNCLALGSAQTEMLEKAFPGYESPVLAFEMGKYVADFALTGHRFFNGKVLPVAVSTP from the coding sequence ATGAACATCATTATAACAGGCGCCAGCAGCGGCGTAGGATTTGAAGCTGTAATTGAATTGATACTATCCGGTAATCATAAAGTAATAGCCCTTGCGCGGTCGCAGGATAAGCTGGAGCGTTTGCTGGAAATTGCCAATGGCCTTAATCCCGATTGCCATTTGTATGCACTTACATTTGATATTGTACACGATGATTACGAAGGCCTGCTTGAGTTTATTGAAGCCAATTTTGATAACCGGGTTGATATTTTAATTAACAACGCAGGAGTACTTATTAATAAGCCGTTTGCCGAACTGCAGGAAACCGACTTTGTAGAAATGCTGCAAAGTAATTTTATAGGGCATGTGCGCATTATCCAGGCTTTATTGCCATTGGTGCCGGGCGGCGGGCATATTGTAAATATTGGCAGTATGGGCGGTTACCAGGGCAGCGCTAAGTTTCCGGGTTTGGCGGCATATTCGGCAAGTAAAGCGGCATTGCATACCTTAACAGAGTGTTTGGCCCAGGAATTGGCCGGGCAGGATATTAAGGTGAATTGCCTGGCATTAGGATCGGCACAAACCGAGATGCTGGAAAAGGCTTTTCCCGGGTATGAATCGCCTGTACTGGCATTTGAAATGGGAAAATACGTGGCCGATTTTGCGCTTACCGGGCATCGTTTTTTTAACGGTAAGGTTTTGCCCGTTGCGGTAAGTACCCCTTAA
- a CDS encoding PAS domain S-box protein, giving the protein MDKRFISFFTHSKDIFFVMDMSGVILHTNPSFRQLFNYTEAELLGINIADICHPADKERRDESVGRLVADKQLIGYQSRVKAKDGCYYSVTWSILLNDDGLIYSTGNPVVGVPAKSGPASDDIVQHTIQSLTEGFIVLDTGWNVLAFNPAFQAMANLDESQIRLSRFTSIESLGLTPRVMDELERSLTNKQALQVQYLNTFCNSWLRMNVYPYHNRLAVFIRDITEIMLQQWVLALEKKVLELNATSRYTLAQTTNELLMGIEGIFPEMICSVLEVDDAQEKLHNLAAPQLPKNYCDAIENLSVGPHVGSCGTAVFHRRQVIVSDIENDFLWADYAGLAKQFGLKACWSTPVISSKGSKVLAVFGIYYNCVREPNDSELQLIGRTVNILRVLIESKRNEENILDQNNRLQSIANISSHELRRPVATILGLVNLFDKDDILNPLNKEIIAHLDTSARELDDVIHSIVEKTLYMRVNEAEIYGEEVKGGR; this is encoded by the coding sequence ATGGATAAAAGATTCATATCCTTTTTTACACACTCAAAAGATATATTTTTTGTGATGGATATGAGCGGTGTAATATTACATACCAACCCATCCTTCCGGCAATTATTTAACTATACCGAGGCCGAACTGCTCGGAATAAATATTGCCGATATTTGTCACCCGGCCGATAAGGAACGCAGAGATGAATCGGTTGGCAGGTTAGTTGCAGATAAACAGTTGATTGGGTATCAGAGCCGTGTTAAAGCTAAGGATGGATGTTACTATAGCGTTACCTGGTCTATCTTGTTGAATGATGATGGTCTTATTTATTCAACCGGTAACCCGGTTGTTGGCGTTCCTGCCAAATCTGGCCCGGCAAGTGACGATATTGTGCAACATACCATTCAAAGCCTTACCGAAGGTTTTATAGTACTTGACACCGGGTGGAATGTTTTGGCCTTCAATCCTGCCTTCCAGGCGATGGCCAATCTGGATGAAAGCCAGATAAGATTATCCCGGTTTACATCTATCGAAAGCTTGGGTTTAACGCCCCGTGTAATGGATGAATTGGAGCGGTCATTAACTAACAAGCAAGCATTACAGGTACAGTATTTAAATACGTTTTGTAACTCGTGGTTACGTATGAATGTATATCCGTACCACAACAGGTTAGCCGTTTTTATCAGGGATATTACCGAAATTATGCTCCAGCAATGGGTTTTAGCCCTGGAAAAGAAGGTGTTAGAGTTAAATGCCACATCAAGATATACCCTTGCGCAAACAACCAACGAATTATTAATGGGAATTGAGGGTATTTTTCCTGAAATGATCTGCTCGGTTTTGGAGGTTGACGATGCGCAGGAAAAATTACACAACCTTGCTGCCCCGCAACTACCAAAAAATTATTGTGATGCAATTGAAAATCTGTCGGTGGGGCCACATGTGGGTTCATGTGGTACGGCGGTGTTTCATAGGAGGCAGGTTATAGTAAGCGATATTGAAAATGATTTTCTTTGGGCCGACTATGCTGGCCTGGCTAAGCAGTTTGGGTTAAAAGCATGTTGGTCTACCCCGGTTATTAGTTCAAAAGGATCAAAAGTTTTGGCGGTGTTTGGTATTTATTATAACTGCGTGCGCGAGCCCAACGACAGTGAACTTCAATTGATTGGGCGCACCGTAAATATTTTGCGGGTTTTGATAGAAAGTAAGAGAAACGAAGAAAATATACTTGACCAGAACAACAGGCTGCAATCCATAGCCAACATCAGCTCGCACGAACTCAGGCGACCGGTAGCTACCATCCTTGGCCTGGTAAACTTGTTTGATAAGGATGATATATTAAATCCTTTGAATAAAGAGATTATTGCCCACCTTGATACCTCCGCCCGCGAACTTGACGATGTGATTCATAGCATTGTAGAAAAAACCCTTTACATGCGGGTTAATGAGGCAGAGATATATGGCGAGGAAGTAAAGGGTGGAAGGTAA
- a CDS encoding sensor histidine kinase, translating into MTSLKGSLQLLERLVNDLTSPMLPKLIAQSSRSMHKITALVEDLLNLSRINQDRLQLNKSTFVLSKIVSAGSSEIRLAEEYKIIATGDLDLEVFADEHQIDQVLVNFINNAVKYAPRSKDIIVSIKKINDMARVSVTDKGPGIQPDEVKRIFERYYRVETAGFQTGGLGLGLYISAEIIKKHEGQIGVDSEPGKGSTFWFTIPIGI; encoded by the coding sequence ATGACCAGCCTGAAAGGTTCTTTGCAATTATTGGAGCGGTTGGTTAATGACCTCACTTCGCCCATGCTGCCTAAACTGATAGCGCAATCAAGCAGGAGCATGCATAAAATAACAGCCCTGGTTGAAGATCTGTTGAACCTAAGCAGGATAAACCAGGACCGCCTGCAATTAAACAAATCAACGTTTGTACTTTCAAAAATAGTAAGTGCAGGCAGCAGCGAAATAAGGCTGGCAGAAGAATATAAGATCATAGCAACCGGCGATCTTGATCTGGAGGTATTTGCCGACGAGCACCAGATAGACCAGGTGTTGGTAAACTTTATAAATAACGCTGTGAAATACGCTCCCCGGTCGAAGGATATTATTGTTTCAATTAAAAAAATAAACGATATGGCCAGGGTTAGTGTAACAGATAAAGGGCCTGGCATACAGCCCGACGAAGTAAAACGCATTTTTGAACGCTATTACCGGGTTGAAACAGCTGGCTTTCAAACGGGCGGATTAGGCTTAGGATTATACATCAGCGCCGAAATTATTAAAAAACATGAAGGGCAAATTGGGGTTGACAGCGAACCGGGGAAAGGAAGTACTTTTTGGTTTACAATTCCGATAGGGATTTAA
- a CDS encoding single-stranded DNA-binding protein, which produces MNTLRNSVRLVGNLGMDPEVKTFDSNKKMVRVSLATNESYKNDKGEKITDTTWHNLVFWNTTAKLAEDLLKKGDEVAIEGKLANRNYVDKEGVKRYVSEIVVNDFLKVGAKG; this is translated from the coding sequence ATGAACACATTAAGAAACAGTGTACGCCTTGTAGGCAACTTAGGTATGGACCCCGAAGTAAAAACTTTCGACAGCAACAAAAAAATGGTGCGGGTATCACTGGCTACCAACGAAAGTTATAAAAATGACAAAGGCGAGAAAATAACCGATACCACCTGGCACAACCTGGTGTTTTGGAACACAACCGCCAAACTTGCCGAAGATTTACTAAAAAAAGGCGATGAAGTAGCCATTGAAGGCAAACTGGCCAACCGCAACTATGTAGACAAAGAGGGTGTTAAACGCTACGTATCTGAAATTGTGGTAAACGACTTTTTAAAAGTTGGTGCAAAGGGCTGA